From Solwaraspora sp. WMMD1047, the proteins below share one genomic window:
- a CDS encoding GAP family protein yields MNFLTVLPLAFVMVVGSQFIGAVFLATGRDAKRTSAAYLAGAGTAVLVGVTASYWLVRWLKLSFDSGAEQGPVGRWIDVVVLVLLVVLMINAFLHRHRSDPPTWMGRLETAGPGLAARLGLLLIIAMPSDDLTMITVGASLARHDRPWWHVLPFVLFTVLLLALPLLCLLLLGRRAEAVLPKIRDWANSHSWIISEVVLVFFVGLTVVSLLR; encoded by the coding sequence GTGAACTTCCTAACCGTGCTGCCGTTGGCGTTCGTGATGGTCGTCGGCTCGCAGTTCATCGGAGCGGTCTTCCTGGCCACCGGCCGGGACGCGAAGCGGACCTCGGCGGCTTATCTGGCCGGGGCCGGGACCGCGGTCCTGGTCGGCGTGACCGCCTCGTACTGGCTGGTCCGCTGGTTGAAGTTGAGCTTCGATTCGGGTGCGGAGCAGGGTCCGGTGGGCCGCTGGATCGACGTTGTGGTCCTGGTGCTGCTGGTCGTGTTGATGATCAATGCCTTCCTGCACCGGCACCGGTCGGACCCGCCGACGTGGATGGGGCGGCTGGAAACGGCGGGTCCGGGACTCGCCGCCCGGCTCGGCCTGCTGCTGATCATCGCGATGCCCAGCGACGACCTGACGATGATCACGGTGGGCGCGAGCCTGGCCCGGCATGACCGGCCGTGGTGGCATGTGCTGCCGTTCGTCCTGTTCACGGTCCTGTTGCTGGCGTTGCCGCTGCTCTGTCTGCTGTTGCTCGGGCGGCGGGCGGAGGCGGTGCTGCCGAAGATCCGGGACTGGGCGAACTCGCATTCCTGGATCATCAGCGAGGTGGTCCTCGTCTTCTTCGTCGGCCTCACCGTCGTCAGCCTGCTCCGCTAG
- a CDS encoding HAD-IC family P-type ATPase — protein sequence MGNPIPRLSLGALLPDRLVPTGLLPDGAVPDLIGGLSRGAQATLGRAARSAGLSRRGVWSTAGRHHIEVRGVAQVGGERLARRVESALARHPGVNWARVNAPSGRVVVSVGEPKPPLRELISIVARVERSDDFEPDNDRPPPHPPEEGPRTGRALSTLAADALGLTLAAATRVLPFTPVPGEVAGLLNVIEMHPKLRALAGQGLRSHHRAESVLPLVEAVAVGLTGGWAGILLDGAQRLLQWGEARAQCAAWEQAEPALAGTPEQAAAPPVVDERPRPKPDGPAERYLTRILSTGTLLGGVVLPAAGRKRAAALALSTLPKAPIAGREAYAAQLGLTLARRGVIAMDRTVLRELDRIDTLVLDVAALQSPRGVLVDLVPLPGTDAEQAAIRAFGLFDPTEPTAVRRADGWSLGPLTAVHPAGPTVPEPTDSRPDAPDPAGNRSGASGPAEVAPDAGGPDAGGPDAGGPDAGGPDAGGPDDKATAASDEPIAATVDRLGADGGTLLGLTDGGRLVALVRTEPEPMPGVEALPAAARRAGLRLVVAGGDERRHGYADQLVPGGSRLVASVRELQADGSMVMLVSANRRALGAADCGLGVCRPGAVTPWGAHLLVGTDLAVPALVVEAAGIARELVRRHILLAGAGTGLGALAAFTSARSQLPGRTMLAVNAAAGVALAHGVWRARQVPDRAAPSSSVPVPWHLMPVDTVLARLDTGPAGLPAGEARRRRRPTGAGQVDGVSLVRALVDELSNPLTPVLVAGAGLSAAVGSVVDAALVGGVVGVSSAVGAAHRVATERSLAALLARSAVTARVRRAGSTEVLPADELVAGDVIEVEPGDAVPADCRLIEAVGLETDESSLTGESLPVAKTAQPVVAAEVAERHSMLYEGTTVAAGRGCAVVVATGPDTEVGRGMALARQAPPSSGVEARLLKLTRASIPLAAGSAVAVAGAGLLRGVPLAESAATAANLAVASVPEGLPFLVGAAQLAAARRLAEHGALVRNPRTIEALGRVDVLCFDKTGTLTEGQLLLAGVGDGGRYAPVEELDDRLRLVLAAALRATPAGADPPRAAQQTDLSVSAGARAAGVVPETGAPGWRETATLPFEPSRGYHATTGSSDGTRLLNVKGAPETILPRCTRRRTPDGDLPLDDAGRRDLQDLLARHAGSGHRLLAVAERALPAATADGGTADAEPVDTDVAELTFVGFLTLADGVRASAAPAVRRIREAGVHTIMITGDHPGTARAIASIISPDGPEPRVITATELDRLDDDALADRLSRTDVVARCTPAHKVLIIQTLQKCGRTVAMTGDGANDAPAIRLADVGIALGKRGTPAARAAADLVVTDDRLETIIATLIEGRAMWSSVRHALSILVGGNLGEIAFSVLTAAATGRSALTGRQLLLVNLLTDLAPAMAIAVRPPRPESTDHLLHEGPDASLGGTLAREVALRAASTTLGATTGWTLARFTGRRQRASTVALAALVGTQLGQTLIDGGASPTVLASTAGSLLVLTVVIQTPGVSHFFGCTPLGPVGWAIATGSALGATLTNRVLDRLPIDGLLPTEPS from the coding sequence ATGGGAAATCCGATTCCCAGGCTGTCGCTGGGCGCGCTGCTGCCCGACCGACTGGTGCCGACCGGGCTGCTGCCCGACGGGGCGGTGCCGGACCTGATCGGCGGGCTGTCCCGGGGGGCGCAGGCGACGCTGGGTCGGGCCGCCCGGTCGGCCGGGCTGAGCCGCCGCGGCGTCTGGTCGACCGCGGGCCGACACCACATCGAGGTACGCGGCGTCGCCCAGGTCGGCGGCGAACGGCTGGCCCGACGGGTGGAGTCGGCGCTGGCCCGGCACCCCGGAGTGAACTGGGCCCGGGTGAACGCCCCGTCCGGCCGGGTGGTCGTGTCGGTCGGCGAACCGAAGCCGCCGCTGCGGGAGCTGATCTCGATCGTCGCCCGGGTGGAGCGCTCGGACGACTTCGAACCCGACAACGACCGGCCGCCCCCGCACCCACCGGAGGAAGGCCCCCGGACCGGCCGGGCGCTCTCCACCCTGGCCGCCGACGCGCTCGGCCTGACCCTCGCCGCGGCGACCCGGGTGCTGCCGTTCACCCCGGTGCCCGGCGAGGTGGCCGGCCTGCTCAACGTGATCGAGATGCACCCGAAGCTGCGCGCGCTGGCCGGTCAGGGGCTGCGCAGCCACCACCGGGCCGAGTCGGTGCTACCGCTGGTGGAGGCGGTGGCGGTCGGATTGACCGGCGGCTGGGCCGGCATCCTGCTCGACGGCGCGCAGCGGCTGCTGCAGTGGGGCGAGGCGCGGGCCCAGTGCGCGGCCTGGGAGCAGGCGGAACCCGCGCTGGCCGGAACCCCGGAACAGGCCGCCGCGCCGCCGGTGGTGGACGAACGGCCCCGGCCCAAGCCGGACGGCCCGGCCGAGCGCTACCTGACCAGGATTCTCTCCACCGGGACGCTGCTCGGCGGCGTGGTGCTGCCCGCCGCCGGCCGCAAACGGGCCGCGGCCCTCGCCCTCTCGACGCTGCCCAAGGCACCGATCGCGGGCCGGGAGGCGTACGCGGCCCAGCTCGGCCTGACGCTGGCCCGCCGAGGGGTCATCGCGATGGACCGCACCGTGCTGCGTGAGCTGGACCGGATCGACACCCTCGTGCTGGACGTGGCGGCGCTGCAGTCACCGCGCGGCGTGCTCGTCGACCTTGTCCCGCTGCCCGGCACCGACGCCGAGCAGGCGGCGATCCGCGCCTTCGGGCTCTTCGACCCGACCGAGCCGACCGCCGTCCGGCGCGCCGACGGCTGGTCACTCGGCCCACTCACCGCCGTCCACCCGGCCGGCCCGACGGTGCCCGAGCCGACCGACAGCCGACCCGACGCACCCGACCCGGCCGGCAACCGGTCGGGAGCATCCGGGCCGGCCGAGGTCGCGCCGGACGCGGGCGGACCGGACGCGGGCGGACCGGACGCGGGCGGACCGGACGCGGGCGGACCGGACGCGGGCGGACCGGACGACAAGGCCACTGCCGCGAGCGACGAGCCCATTGCCGCGACGGTGGACCGGTTGGGTGCCGACGGCGGCACCCTGCTCGGCCTGACCGACGGCGGCCGACTGGTCGCCCTGGTCCGTACCGAACCGGAACCGATGCCGGGCGTGGAGGCGCTGCCCGCCGCCGCCCGCCGGGCCGGTCTGCGCCTGGTGGTGGCCGGCGGCGACGAGCGCCGGCACGGCTACGCCGACCAGCTGGTGCCGGGCGGTTCCCGGCTGGTCGCCTCGGTGCGCGAACTGCAGGCCGACGGGTCGATGGTGATGCTGGTGTCGGCCAACCGGCGGGCGCTCGGTGCCGCCGACTGCGGGTTGGGCGTCTGCCGGCCGGGCGCGGTCACCCCGTGGGGAGCGCATCTGCTGGTCGGCACCGATCTGGCCGTACCCGCGCTTGTTGTCGAGGCCGCCGGGATCGCCCGGGAGCTGGTCCGCCGGCACATCCTGCTGGCGGGCGCCGGCACCGGCCTGGGCGCGCTCGCCGCCTTCACCTCGGCCCGCTCCCAGCTGCCGGGCCGGACGATGCTCGCGGTGAACGCCGCCGCCGGGGTGGCGCTGGCCCACGGCGTCTGGCGGGCCAGGCAGGTGCCCGACCGGGCGGCGCCCAGCTCGTCGGTACCGGTTCCGTGGCACCTGATGCCGGTCGACACCGTGCTGGCCCGGCTCGACACCGGCCCCGCCGGGCTGCCGGCCGGCGAAGCCCGGCGCCGGCGCCGCCCGACCGGCGCCGGCCAGGTCGACGGCGTGAGTCTGGTCCGCGCCCTCGTCGACGAGCTGTCCAATCCGCTCACCCCGGTCCTGGTCGCCGGTGCCGGTCTCTCCGCCGCGGTCGGCTCGGTGGTGGACGCCGCCCTGGTCGGCGGGGTGGTCGGCGTCTCCTCGGCGGTCGGCGCGGCGCACCGGGTCGCCACCGAACGGTCGCTGGCCGCGTTGCTGGCCCGGTCCGCGGTGACCGCCCGGGTCCGCCGGGCCGGCTCGACCGAGGTGCTGCCGGCGGACGAGCTCGTCGCCGGTGACGTGATCGAGGTCGAACCGGGCGACGCGGTCCCGGCCGACTGCCGGCTGATCGAGGCGGTCGGCCTGGAGACCGACGAGTCCTCGCTGACCGGGGAGTCGCTGCCGGTTGCCAAGACCGCCCAGCCGGTGGTCGCCGCCGAGGTCGCCGAGCGGCATTCCATGCTGTACGAGGGCACCACCGTGGCCGCCGGCCGGGGCTGCGCGGTGGTGGTCGCCACCGGCCCGGACACCGAGGTCGGCCGGGGCATGGCGCTGGCCCGGCAGGCCCCGCCGAGCAGCGGCGTCGAGGCCCGGCTGCTCAAGCTGACCCGGGCCTCGATTCCGCTGGCCGCCGGGTCGGCGGTCGCCGTGGCCGGGGCCGGACTGCTGCGCGGCGTACCGCTGGCGGAGTCGGCGGCCACCGCCGCGAACCTGGCGGTGGCGTCCGTGCCCGAGGGGTTGCCGTTCCTGGTCGGGGCCGCGCAGCTGGCCGCGGCCCGGCGGCTCGCCGAGCACGGCGCGTTGGTCCGCAACCCCCGCACGATCGAGGCGCTCGGGCGGGTGGATGTGCTCTGCTTCGACAAGACCGGCACCCTGACCGAGGGTCAGCTGCTGCTCGCCGGGGTCGGCGACGGCGGCCGGTACGCCCCGGTCGAGGAGCTGGACGACCGGCTGCGGCTGGTGCTCGCGGCGGCGCTGCGGGCCACCCCGGCCGGCGCTGACCCGCCCCGGGCCGCCCAGCAGACCGACCTGTCGGTGTCGGCTGGCGCCCGGGCCGCCGGGGTGGTGCCGGAGACCGGGGCGCCGGGCTGGCGGGAGACGGCGACGCTGCCGTTCGAGCCGTCCCGGGGCTACCACGCCACCACCGGCAGCTCCGACGGCACCCGACTGTTGAACGTCAAGGGCGCCCCGGAGACGATTCTGCCCCGCTGCACCCGGCGGCGGACCCCGGACGGGGACCTGCCGCTCGACGACGCCGGTCGGCGGGACCTGCAGGACCTGCTGGCCCGGCACGCCGGGTCCGGCCACCGGCTGCTGGCGGTGGCCGAACGGGCGCTGCCAGCGGCGACCGCCGATGGCGGCACCGCCGACGCCGAACCGGTCGACACCGACGTGGCCGAGTTGACCTTCGTGGGGTTCCTGACCCTCGCCGACGGCGTCCGGGCCAGCGCCGCGCCCGCGGTGCGGCGGATCCGGGAGGCCGGCGTGCACACCATCATGATCACGGGCGACCACCCCGGCACCGCGCGGGCCATCGCCTCGATCATCAGCCCGGACGGACCGGAGCCGCGGGTGATTACCGCGACCGAACTGGACCGCCTCGACGACGACGCGCTCGCCGACCGGCTGTCGCGCACCGACGTGGTGGCCCGGTGCACGCCGGCGCACAAGGTACTGATCATCCAGACCCTGCAGAAGTGCGGTCGTACCGTCGCGATGACCGGGGACGGGGCGAACGACGCCCCGGCGATCCGGCTCGCCGACGTCGGCATCGCACTCGGCAAACGGGGTACGCCGGCCGCCCGCGCGGCGGCGGATCTGGTGGTCACCGACGATCGGCTGGAGACCATCATCGCCACCCTGATCGAGGGTCGGGCGATGTGGTCCTCGGTCCGGCACGCGTTGAGCATCCTGGTCGGCGGCAATCTGGGCGAGATCGCGTTCAGCGTGCTGACCGCCGCCGCGACCGGCCGGTCCGCGTTGACCGGTCGGCAACTGCTGCTGGTCAACCTGCTCACCGACCTGGCTCCCGCGATGGCCATCGCGGTCCGGCCGCCCCGCCCGGAGAGCACCGATCACCTGCTGCACGAGGGGCCGGACGCCTCGCTCGGCGGAACCCTGGCCCGGGAGGTCGCGCTGCGGGCGGCGAGCACCACCCTCGGCGCGACGACCGGCTGGACGCTGGCCCGGTTCACCGGCCGCCGCCAGCGGGCCAGTACGGTCGCCCTCGCCGCCCTGGTCGGCACCCAGCTCGGGCAGACCCTCATCGACGGCGGGGCCAGCCCGACGGTGTTGGCCTCGACGGCCGGCTCACTGCTGGTTCTCACCGTCGTCATTCAGACACCCGGGGTGAGTCACTTCTTCGGTTGTACGCCGCTCGGCCCGGTCGGTTGGGCGATCGCGACCGGTTCCGCGCTCGGGGCCACCCTCACCAACCGGGTACTCGACCGGCTGCCGATCGACGGGCTGCTCCCCACCGAGCCGTCCTGA
- a CDS encoding DUF998 domain-containing protein: protein MAARASRPVPPRRRGTSALLACGAVAAPLFLAVVLVEGALRPDYQTSRHLASALSIGDRGWVQIGNFVLTGLMMCAFAVGVRRAIGGGRGGRWAPILIGAYGLGLVASGLFVSDPVNGYPPGATADTWHGTAHDLAAVVVFGALPLGCLVLARRFASRRGERRWAVYSVVTALAVPALLFGVTVEDRAGLFQRATIAVGWAWIALVALHLRAELRRTRQRG, encoded by the coding sequence ATGGCCGCGCGAGCATCCCGCCCGGTGCCGCCCCGGCGCCGCGGCACTTCCGCCCTGCTGGCCTGCGGGGCCGTCGCCGCGCCCCTGTTCCTGGCGGTCGTGCTCGTCGAGGGGGCGCTCCGGCCGGACTACCAAACCAGCCGGCACCTGGCGAGCGCGCTGAGCATCGGCGACCGGGGCTGGGTCCAGATCGGCAACTTCGTCCTGACCGGACTGATGATGTGCGCCTTCGCCGTCGGGGTGCGGCGGGCGATCGGCGGCGGTCGGGGCGGCCGCTGGGCGCCGATCCTGATCGGCGCGTACGGGTTGGGGTTGGTCGCCTCCGGCCTCTTCGTCTCCGATCCGGTGAACGGCTACCCGCCGGGTGCGACGGCCGACACCTGGCACGGGACCGCGCACGACCTGGCCGCGGTCGTGGTCTTCGGCGCGCTGCCGCTGGGCTGTCTCGTGCTGGCCCGCCGGTTCGCGTCCCGGCGCGGCGAACGACGGTGGGCGGTCTACTCGGTGGTGACCGCGCTGGCCGTGCCGGCGCTCCTGTTCGGAGTGACCGTCGAGGACCGGGCCGGCCTCTTCCAGCGGGCCACCATCGCCGTCGGGTGGGCCTGGATCGCCCTGGTCGCCCTCCACCTGCGGGCCGAACTGCGCCGCACCCGCCAGCGGGGTTGA
- a CDS encoding BTAD domain-containing putative transcriptional regulator encodes MRFFLLGPLEVWHDGRMLPLGGPQRRDLLAVLLLNANRVVATDRLIDLLWGEQPPPTARSLLQGCVAQLRRTLHHGDWRPLVTAAPGYLLRVGAGELDLDRFEELAATASRDTEAGRLVAAAAARYQALSLWRGDPLDGINLEICRVEADRLTERRLAVLEERIDVDLRLGRLLGLVAELQGHVRAYPFRERLWAQLMVALQLADRQADALAAYQEVRRLLVDQLGVDPGGLLRRLEHAVLTGTDVLAEYARLRGFGGPTPDAIGVGSREAPVESAGLPTPAQLPAPVPAFVGRVEQLNALDDLLTGEGISMIVGGAGVGKTALAVHWAHRVRDKFPDGQLYLDLRGWAPGSPVQPLAALTGFLPALGVPTDRVPVETEAATALYRSRLAGRRMLILLDNVRDAEQVRPLLPGDPHCRVLITSRDRLSGLVAREGARRLTLPELTPGEAAALLASMIGPARIAAEPAAAGDLAGACAHLPLALRIAAANITDRPHRRIADHVADLTGGAGLTGLAISGDDRVAVRPAFELTYRTLPDRARRMFRLLGLAAGPDILLDAAAALAGVSRAEAADTVDRLAAAHLVHQPTPDRIAAHDLICRYAGELADGEESGADRTAATDRLYRWYAATVDAAAAHLYPELLRATDPGTAAADGLSFPDSAAALDWLDAARPNLVAAIVHAAAHGPYRVAWQLADALRGYFWLRMHALDWLTVAEAGRVAAEADKDLRGQAAAQLSLGDAHGRQSRYQLAIEHYREALRFDRLAGWTDGESASLGNLGNVHWWSGQLAEAAERYQEALLLAQRTGRLAGQSANLSNLGAVYWQLGQLARAADHHTRSLAIARQLGSPFGQAVDLCNLGALHLELGHPQEALRHLAAGLALHQQIGDRSGMAEALRTIAEVHRDTGDHEQALSYARRADALAEETGNPRYRADTRNTLGRIHLRLGAPATAIECHATALALSRGSDSRHPELAALIGLADGWRESGRPDRAVRFATEAVGLAELTGYQVLAGHAYLALAAAEIAADRPDRAVESARRALAVHGRTGHRLGRARGHLVLGRAVALLAAGPDPTGEPAGKRGGGAAGGAAVEHWRRALAIFAEFEAAETAEVRRLLAGGTGPASGSGGRSRRVSRLPA; translated from the coding sequence ATGCGGTTTTTCCTGCTCGGGCCCCTTGAGGTCTGGCACGACGGGCGGATGTTGCCGCTCGGCGGACCGCAGCGCCGCGACCTGCTCGCCGTGCTCCTGCTCAACGCGAACCGGGTGGTCGCCACCGACCGGTTGATCGACCTGCTCTGGGGTGAGCAACCCCCGCCGACCGCCCGGAGCCTGCTCCAGGGTTGCGTCGCGCAACTACGCCGTACGCTGCACCACGGCGACTGGCGGCCGCTGGTCACCGCCGCACCCGGCTACCTGCTGCGGGTCGGCGCCGGCGAGCTTGATCTCGACCGGTTCGAGGAGCTGGCGGCGACGGCCAGCCGGGACACCGAGGCCGGCCGGCTGGTGGCGGCGGCCGCCGCCCGCTACCAGGCGCTGTCGCTGTGGCGGGGCGACCCGCTGGACGGGATCAACCTGGAGATCTGCCGGGTGGAGGCCGACCGCCTGACCGAGCGCCGACTCGCGGTGCTCGAGGAACGCATCGACGTCGACCTGCGGTTGGGTCGGCTGCTCGGCCTGGTCGCCGAGTTGCAGGGGCACGTCCGCGCGTACCCGTTCCGGGAGCGGCTCTGGGCGCAGCTCATGGTGGCCCTGCAGCTGGCCGACCGGCAGGCCGACGCGCTCGCCGCATACCAGGAGGTGCGCCGCCTCCTGGTGGACCAGCTCGGCGTCGACCCGGGCGGTCTGCTGCGCCGGCTGGAGCACGCGGTGCTGACCGGCACCGACGTGCTGGCCGAGTACGCCCGGCTGCGCGGATTCGGCGGTCCGACGCCCGATGCGATCGGGGTGGGCAGTCGCGAGGCGCCGGTCGAGTCGGCCGGGTTGCCCACGCCGGCGCAGCTTCCGGCGCCGGTGCCGGCGTTCGTCGGGCGGGTCGAGCAGCTCAACGCGCTGGACGACCTGCTGACCGGCGAGGGCATCTCGATGATCGTCGGTGGCGCCGGGGTGGGCAAGACGGCGCTCGCCGTGCACTGGGCGCACCGGGTCCGGGACAAGTTCCCCGACGGGCAGCTCTACCTGGACCTGCGCGGCTGGGCGCCCGGCTCGCCGGTGCAGCCGTTGGCCGCGCTGACCGGTTTCCTGCCGGCCCTCGGGGTGCCCACGGACCGGGTTCCGGTGGAGACCGAAGCGGCCACCGCGCTCTACCGCAGCCGGTTGGCCGGCCGGCGGATGCTGATCCTGCTGGACAACGTCCGCGACGCCGAGCAGGTCCGCCCGCTGCTGCCCGGCGATCCGCACTGCCGGGTGCTGATCACCAGCCGGGACCGGCTCAGCGGGCTGGTCGCGCGGGAGGGCGCCCGCCGGCTCACCCTGCCGGAGCTCACGCCGGGCGAGGCGGCCGCCCTGCTGGCCTCGATGATCGGACCCGCCCGGATCGCGGCCGAACCGGCGGCGGCCGGCGACCTGGCGGGCGCCTGCGCGCACCTGCCGCTCGCGCTGCGGATCGCCGCGGCCAACATCACCGACCGACCACACCGGCGGATCGCCGACCACGTCGCCGACCTGACCGGCGGCGCGGGGCTCACCGGGTTGGCGATCAGCGGAGACGACCGGGTGGCCGTCCGGCCCGCCTTCGAACTGACGTACCGGACCCTGCCCGACCGGGCCCGGCGGATGTTCCGGCTGCTCGGGCTCGCCGCCGGGCCGGACATCCTGCTGGACGCGGCGGCCGCGCTCGCCGGCGTGTCGCGCGCCGAGGCGGCCGACACGGTCGACCGGCTCGCCGCCGCGCACCTGGTCCACCAGCCGACCCCGGACCGGATCGCCGCCCACGACCTGATCTGCCGGTACGCCGGCGAACTCGCCGACGGCGAGGAGAGCGGAGCCGACCGGACGGCGGCGACCGACCGGCTCTACCGGTGGTACGCCGCCACCGTGGACGCGGCCGCCGCCCACCTCTACCCGGAACTCCTGCGCGCCACCGATCCCGGGACCGCCGCCGCTGACGGGCTGTCCTTCCCGGACAGTGCCGCGGCGCTGGACTGGCTCGACGCCGCCCGACCCAACCTGGTCGCGGCGATCGTCCACGCCGCCGCACACGGGCCGTACCGGGTGGCCTGGCAGTTGGCCGACGCGCTGCGCGGCTACTTCTGGCTGCGGATGCACGCCCTGGACTGGCTGACCGTCGCCGAGGCCGGCCGGGTCGCCGCCGAGGCCGACAAAGATCTGCGCGGTCAGGCGGCGGCCCAGCTCAGCCTCGGCGACGCGCACGGCCGGCAGAGCCGCTACCAGCTCGCCATCGAGCACTACCGGGAGGCGTTGCGGTTCGACCGGCTGGCCGGCTGGACCGACGGCGAGTCAGCCTCGCTCGGCAACCTCGGCAACGTGCACTGGTGGTCCGGGCAGCTTGCCGAGGCGGCCGAGCGCTACCAGGAGGCGCTGCTGCTGGCTCAACGCACCGGCCGGCTCGCTGGCCAGTCGGCGAACCTGTCCAACCTCGGGGCGGTCTACTGGCAGCTCGGCCAGCTCGCCCGGGCGGCCGACCACCACACCCGGTCGCTGGCGATCGCCCGGCAACTGGGTTCACCGTTCGGGCAGGCGGTCGACCTGTGCAACCTGGGCGCACTGCACCTGGAGCTCGGCCACCCGCAGGAGGCGCTGCGGCACCTGGCGGCGGGGCTGGCACTGCATCAGCAGATCGGCGACCGCAGCGGGATGGCGGAGGCACTGCGCACCATCGCCGAGGTGCACCGGGACACCGGTGACCACGAGCAGGCCCTCTCGTACGCCCGACGGGCCGACGCGCTGGCCGAGGAGACCGGCAATCCGCGCTACCGGGCGGACACCCGCAACACGCTGGGCCGGATCCACCTGCGGCTCGGTGCGCCGGCCACCGCGATCGAATGCCACGCCACGGCGCTCGCCCTCTCCCGGGGCAGCGACAGCCGGCACCCGGAGCTGGCCGCCCTGATCGGGCTGGCCGACGGCTGGCGGGAAAGCGGCCGGCCGGACCGGGCGGTCAGGTTCGCGACCGAGGCCGTCGGGCTCGCCGAACTGACCGGCTACCAGGTGCTCGCCGGGCACGCGTACCTCGCCCTGGCGGCGGCGGAGATCGCCGCCGACCGGCCGGACCGGGCCGTCGAATCGGCCCGCCGGGCGCTGGCGGTGCACGGTCGGACCGGTCACCGCCTCGGACGGGCGCGCGGACACCTGGTGCTCGGTCGGGCGGTGGCCCTGCTGGCCGCCGGACCCGACCCGACGGGGGAGCCAGCCGGCAAGCGCGGCGGCGGTGCGGCCGGCGGGGCGGCGGTCGAGCACTGGCGGCGGGCGCTGGCCATCTTCGCCGAGTTCGAGGCGGCCGAGACCGCCGAGGTCCGGCGGCTGCTGGCCGGCGGGACCGGACCGGCCAGCGGTAGCGGCGGCCGGTCCCGCCGGGTCAGTAGGCTGCCAGCGTGA
- a CDS encoding choice-of-anchor B family protein, with product MRGRRTTIGVALVVLAGTLAAPTAPSVAHDPDTPAGRESAVAFMAQREPTQSLAPLAAVSCSGGQASGYPCRNVDLLAFMPLSQIGGSQGNDIWGWTDPTNRKEYALVGRRNGTSFVDVTNPTAPVYLGNLPAYQNRTAIWRDIKVYRDHAFIVADVSGHGMQVFDLTRLRGVTTPRTWTADTHYNRFGNSHNIAINEQTGFAYAVGSNTCSGGLHMVNIATPKAPAYAGCVSGDGYTHDTQCVVYRGPDSAYTGREICVSSNEDTVTIVDVTSKSSPRQLVKASYSGRQYTHQGWLTENQRYFLLDDELDESRAGGGTKTFVFDLYDLDAPRHIGTYTSSAAATDHNQYVKGSYSYQANYRAGLRILDLRNVGSGTLTEAGYFDIYPSSNTASMNGAWSVYPYFPSGNVVVSGIEQGLFVLRPNLPTVAAEAEPVVIPARLPAA from the coding sequence ATGCGTGGGAGACGAACAACGATCGGCGTCGCGCTGGTGGTGTTGGCCGGGACACTGGCCGCACCGACGGCGCCCTCCGTCGCGCACGACCCGGACACCCCCGCCGGGCGGGAATCGGCGGTGGCCTTCATGGCGCAACGCGAGCCCACCCAGAGCCTGGCCCCGCTGGCGGCGGTCTCCTGCAGCGGCGGGCAGGCCAGCGGTTACCCGTGCCGCAACGTCGACCTGCTGGCGTTCATGCCGCTGAGCCAGATCGGCGGCAGCCAGGGCAACGACATCTGGGGCTGGACCGATCCGACCAACCGCAAGGAGTACGCCCTGGTCGGCCGCCGCAACGGCACGTCCTTCGTGGACGTCACCAACCCGACCGCGCCGGTCTACCTGGGGAACCTACCGGCGTACCAGAACCGGACGGCGATCTGGCGGGACATCAAGGTCTACCGGGACCACGCCTTCATCGTCGCCGACGTCAGCGGGCACGGCATGCAGGTCTTCGACCTGACCCGGCTGCGCGGGGTGACCACGCCCCGGACCTGGACCGCCGACACCCACTACAACCGGTTCGGCAACTCGCACAACATCGCCATCAACGAACAGACCGGCTTCGCGTACGCGGTCGGCTCCAACACCTGCAGCGGCGGCCTGCACATGGTGAACATCGCCACCCCGAAGGCACCCGCGTACGCCGGCTGCGTCAGCGGAGACGGCTACACCCACGACACCCAGTGCGTCGTCTACCGGGGACCGGACAGCGCCTACACCGGCCGGGAGATCTGCGTCAGCTCCAACGAGGACACCGTCACCATCGTGGACGTGACGAGCAAGTCCAGCCCGCGGCAGCTGGTCAAGGCGTCGTACTCCGGCCGCCAGTACACCCACCAGGGCTGGCTCACCGAGAACCAGCGCTACTTCCTGCTCGACGACGAGCTGGACGAGTCGCGGGCCGGCGGCGGCACGAAGACCTTCGTCTTCGACCTGTACGACCTGGACGCGCCCCGGCACATCGGCACCTACACCTCGTCGGCGGCCGCCACCGACCACAACCAGTACGTCAAGGGCAGCTACAGCTACCAGGCCAACTACCGGGCCGGCCTGCGCATCCTGGACCTGCGCAACGTCGGGTCCGGCACGCTCACCGAGGCCGGCTACTTCGACATCTACCCGTCGAGCAACACCGCGTCGATGAACGGCGCGTGGAGTGTCTACCCGTACTTCCCCAGCGGCAACGTGGTGGTCAGCGGGATCGAGCAGGGGCTCTTCGTCCTGCGACCCAACCTGCCCACGGTGGCGGCGGAGGCGGAACCGGTCGTCATTCCCGCCCGACTGCCGGCCGCCTGA